One Streptomyces lincolnensis genomic region harbors:
- a CDS encoding HAD family hydrolase — MRYDLVIFDNDGVLVDSEPISNRLLAGYLTELGHPTSYEDSLRDYMGSAMHRVHDLVEERTGRRLPAEFDDVFHGRVFAAFERELEPVPGAVTVLEKLAADGVPYCVASSGSHERIRVGHRTTGLDRWFEDSRIFSSQDVGRGKPAPDLFLYAAERMGVAPARCVVIEDSRLGVQAAVAAGMDVLGFTAMTPADRLAGATQLFSDMGQLADLLV, encoded by the coding sequence ATGCGTTATGACCTGGTCATCTTTGACAACGACGGGGTGCTCGTCGACAGCGAGCCCATCTCCAACAGGCTTCTGGCCGGCTATCTCACCGAGCTGGGGCATCCGACCTCGTACGAGGATTCCCTGCGCGACTACATGGGCTCCGCCATGCACCGCGTACATGATCTGGTGGAGGAGCGGACCGGGCGGCGGCTGCCGGCGGAGTTCGACGATGTCTTTCATGGGCGGGTGTTCGCTGCTTTCGAGCGGGAGTTGGAGCCGGTGCCCGGGGCCGTGACGGTGCTGGAGAAGCTGGCTGCTGACGGGGTGCCGTACTGTGTGGCCTCCTCCGGGAGTCATGAGCGGATTCGGGTGGGGCATCGGACGACCGGACTGGACCGGTGGTTCGAGGACTCGCGGATCTTCAGCTCGCAGGATGTGGGGCGGGGGAAGCCGGCGCCGGATCTGTTCCTGTACGCGGCGGAGCGGATGGGCGTCGCGCCGGCGCGGTGTGTGGTGATCGAGGACAGCCGGCTGGGGGTGCAGGCGGCCGTGGCGGCTGGGATGGACGTGCTCGGATTCACCGCGATGACGCCGGCCGATCGGCTTGCCGGGGCCACTCAACTCTTCTCGGACATGGGGCAGTTGGCTGACCTGCTGGTCTGA
- a CDS encoding VC0807 family protein has product MTKKKAFVPLIMDVAVPVGSYYLFKDGLGMSTLAALGWSSVVPAVRTGWSVVKDRTVNGLAALILFVNVVGLLLSFVAGDPRLMLVKDSGVSSVVGIGILVSVAMGRPIMTAVAKPWLVKGDERREAAWRRLQSGSEDFRRAERVFSVVWGVVLLGECVVRIVGAYTLPVDTMVWLGTVIMIVAMAGGFLVSGALAAGPMAAMLAAEVCDKRAEGEKCSVSAAPEAPLAAVAE; this is encoded by the coding sequence ATGACGAAGAAGAAGGCGTTTGTGCCGCTCATCATGGACGTGGCGGTGCCGGTCGGGTCGTACTACCTGTTCAAGGACGGGCTCGGGATGAGCACGCTCGCCGCGCTGGGGTGGAGCAGTGTGGTGCCGGCGGTGCGGACCGGGTGGAGTGTGGTCAAGGACCGGACGGTCAACGGGCTGGCCGCGCTCATCCTGTTCGTGAACGTGGTCGGGTTGCTGCTGAGCTTTGTCGCCGGGGATCCACGGCTGATGCTCGTCAAGGACAGCGGGGTCAGCAGTGTGGTCGGGATCGGGATCCTGGTCTCCGTGGCGATGGGCAGGCCGATCATGACCGCCGTCGCGAAGCCGTGGCTGGTGAAGGGGGACGAGAGGCGGGAGGCCGCCTGGAGGCGTCTCCAGAGCGGATCCGAGGACTTCCGGCGGGCCGAGCGGGTGTTCTCCGTGGTGTGGGGTGTGGTGCTGCTCGGTGAGTGTGTGGTGCGGATCGTCGGGGCGTACACCCTGCCCGTGGACACGATGGTGTGGCTGGGCACCGTCATCATGATCGTCGCGATGGCCGGTGGGTTTCTCGTCAGTGGGGCCCTGGCCGCCGGGCCGATGGCGGCCATGCTCGCGGCGGAGGTGTGCGACAAGAGGGCCGAGGGCGAGAAGTGCTCGGTTTCGGCCGCTCCGGAGGCTCCCTTGGCCGCTGTCGCCGAGTGA
- a CDS encoding MFS transporter produces MTDVLRRGRASLAFSFFAQGAAFALLVTRIPAIQDRYGVSDALLPAFLAAVPILAGVGSVSTEQLVKRIPPSRVLRWAQPVVLLALLGVGAGDSVVELGVSLAAFGLAVGALDASMNMLGVSLQRAYGRSIMLSFHAVFSLGGIVGASLAWVGAHWHLALWVSYLPVVLVLLPAALVGSRWYVDAADGSGAEAEDEKAGGGGQGLAFKLLLPLCLVMCFAYIGDSTVSNWSAKYLQDVLGSSEQLATVPYNVYMVTTLVGRAIGDLGVRRFGAVAVVRCGALVAAVGFAVVAVAPGPWVGMLGFTLLGLGLCVLVPQTFAAAGRLFPGASDAAVARLNVFNYVGFLVGSPLVGALGDLWSYRGAMLVPMVLVLVTLVYARSFETQPDRYGGGHERPRTADVGRGSNGL; encoded by the coding sequence ATGACTGATGTGCTGCGGCGTGGCAGGGCCTCGCTGGCGTTCAGCTTCTTCGCGCAGGGCGCGGCCTTCGCTCTGCTGGTGACGCGGATCCCGGCCATTCAGGACCGGTACGGCGTCTCCGACGCGCTGCTGCCCGCCTTTCTCGCCGCGGTACCCATCCTGGCCGGTGTCGGGAGTGTCTCGACCGAGCAGTTGGTGAAGCGGATTCCGCCGAGCCGGGTGCTGCGCTGGGCCCAGCCCGTCGTGCTCCTGGCGCTGCTCGGGGTGGGGGCCGGGGACTCCGTGGTCGAGCTGGGTGTCTCGCTCGCCGCGTTCGGGCTGGCCGTGGGTGCGCTGGACGCCTCGATGAACATGCTCGGGGTAAGCCTTCAGCGGGCGTACGGGCGCAGCATCATGCTGAGTTTCCATGCCGTGTTCAGCCTGGGCGGGATCGTGGGGGCCTCGCTCGCCTGGGTGGGGGCGCACTGGCATCTCGCGTTGTGGGTGTCGTATCTGCCGGTGGTGCTGGTGCTGCTACCGGCCGCGCTGGTGGGGAGTCGGTGGTACGTCGACGCCGCGGACGGATCCGGTGCGGAGGCGGAGGACGAGAAGGCGGGTGGAGGCGGCCAGGGTCTCGCGTTCAAGTTGCTGCTGCCGCTGTGTCTGGTGATGTGCTTCGCGTACATCGGGGACTCGACCGTCTCCAACTGGAGCGCGAAGTATCTCCAGGACGTTCTGGGGAGTTCGGAGCAGCTCGCGACCGTGCCGTACAACGTGTACATGGTGACCACACTGGTCGGGCGGGCCATCGGGGACCTCGGGGTACGGCGGTTCGGGGCCGTGGCCGTCGTACGGTGTGGGGCGTTGGTGGCGGCGGTCGGGTTCGCGGTGGTGGCCGTGGCGCCCGGGCCGTGGGTGGGGATGCTCGGGTTCACGCTGCTGGGGCTGGGGTTGTGTGTGCTGGTGCCGCAGACCTTCGCCGCGGCGGGGCGGTTGTTCCCCGGTGCGTCCGATGCGGCTGTCGCGCGGCTCAATGTCTTCAACTACGTGGGGTTCCTGGTCGGATCGCCGTTGGTGGGGGCGCTGGGGGACCTGTGGAGCTACCGCGGGGCCATGCTCGTACCGATGGTGTTGGTGCTGGTGACGCTCGTGTACGCCCGGTCGTTCGAAACTCAACCGGACCGATACGGTGGCGGGCATGAGCGGCCGCGCACAGCTGATGTGGGACGAGGCAGTAACGGGCTATGA
- a CDS encoding acetoin utilization protein AcuC, whose product MSGRAQLMWDEAVTGYDFGPDHPMDPVRLALTWRLVQAFGLDQDMEVVAAKPAGESTLRLVHREDYVEAVKAASADPGAADASYGLGTMDDPAFAGMHEASALIAGQSVGAAEAVWRGEALHAVNFAGGLHHAMPGGASGFCIYNDASLAIARLLELGAERVAYVDVDVHHGDGVQAAFWEDPRVLTVSLHEHPRTLFPQTGWPEETGADGSAEGSAVNVALPAGTGDAGWLRAFHAVVPEVIADFRPQVLVTQHGADTHFEDPLAHLAVSLDAQRAVQVACHELAHSYADGRWVALGGGGYAVVDVVPRSWTHLVGVAAGREISPEAVIPEGWRQEVFARTRQLGPGRMTDGRWPVSFAGWEAGYDPADRLDQAVLAARRAVFPLRGLLA is encoded by the coding sequence ATGAGCGGCCGCGCACAGCTGATGTGGGACGAGGCAGTAACGGGCTATGACTTCGGTCCGGACCATCCGATGGATCCGGTACGGCTTGCCCTGACCTGGAGGCTTGTTCAGGCCTTCGGGCTTGATCAGGACATGGAGGTCGTGGCGGCGAAGCCGGCGGGGGAGTCGACGCTGCGGCTGGTGCATCGCGAGGACTATGTCGAGGCCGTGAAGGCGGCGTCGGCGGATCCTGGGGCGGCCGACGCGTCGTACGGGCTGGGGACGATGGATGATCCCGCCTTCGCCGGGATGCATGAGGCGTCCGCCTTGATCGCCGGGCAGTCGGTGGGGGCCGCGGAGGCCGTGTGGCGGGGTGAGGCGCTGCATGCGGTGAACTTCGCGGGTGGGTTGCATCATGCGATGCCCGGGGGCGCGTCGGGGTTCTGCATCTACAACGATGCTTCGCTGGCGATCGCGCGGTTGCTGGAGCTCGGGGCGGAGCGGGTCGCCTATGTGGATGTCGATGTGCATCACGGGGACGGGGTGCAGGCGGCGTTCTGGGAGGATCCGCGGGTTCTGACGGTGTCGCTGCATGAGCATCCTCGTACGTTGTTTCCGCAGACCGGGTGGCCGGAGGAGACGGGGGCGGACGGCTCGGCGGAGGGGTCGGCCGTGAATGTGGCGTTGCCGGCGGGGACCGGGGATGCGGGGTGGTTGCGGGCGTTTCATGCGGTGGTGCCTGAGGTGATCGCGGACTTTCGGCCGCAGGTTCTGGTCACTCAGCATGGGGCGGACACGCATTTCGAGGATCCGTTGGCGCATCTGGCTGTGTCGTTGGATGCGCAGCGGGCTGTGCAGGTGGCGTGTCATGAGCTGGCTCATTCGTATGCCGATGGGCGGTGGGTGGCGCTCGGTGGGGGTGGGTACGCGGTGGTGGATGTGGTGCCGCGGTCGTGGACGCACCTGGTGGGGGTTGCTGCGGGGCGGGAGATTTCGCCGGAGGCGGTGATTCCTGAGGGGTGGCGGCAGGAGGTGTTCGCTCGTACTCGGCAGTTGGGGCCCGGGCGGATGACCGATGGGCGGTGGCCGGTGTCCTTTGCGGGGTGGGAGGCGGGGTATGACCCTGCGGACCGGTTGGATCAGGCGGTGTTGGCTGCGCGGCGGGCGGTGTTTCCGTTGCGGGGGTTGTTGGCTTAG
- a CDS encoding phosphatase, translating into MRAHLVAARLAGVVATSREVSLRSYRLFAARDPRVLIGLDPRGEWGVRELVALMAERCGVSGDPRSTEGQDVIDPELTLAALDVFAERVGAAARGRIPVLLGTGHPHRLLGFYAALADALSAAGCAVLTPAHGHCVDITTRFGLRTYNLGYVRGVALVREPDLPGSGCATGAHTHSPLPVRTVLAAAAEAGGPLPGLVIGDHGWVCGAGQLGFEAIGLADTDDPALFVGEAEGVVSVAVPLDDAVRSDYYRPLTRYVLNRACLSQ; encoded by the coding sequence ATGCGGGCTCATCTTGTGGCTGCGCGGTTGGCGGGGGTGGTGGCTACTTCGCGGGAGGTGAGTCTGCGGAGTTATCGGTTGTTCGCGGCTCGGGATCCCCGGGTGCTGATCGGGCTGGATCCTCGGGGGGAGTGGGGGGTTCGGGAGCTCGTGGCGTTGATGGCTGAGCGGTGTGGTGTTTCGGGTGATCCTCGGTCCACCGAAGGTCAGGATGTGATCGATCCGGAGCTGACTTTGGCGGCTTTGGACGTGTTTGCGGAACGTGTGGGGGCGGCGGCGCGGGGGCGGATTCCGGTGCTTCTGGGGACCGGGCATCCCCACCGGCTGCTCGGGTTCTACGCCGCTCTGGCGGACGCGCTGTCGGCGGCGGGATGTGCCGTACTCACCCCTGCGCATGGCCACTGTGTCGACATAACGACCCGGTTCGGCCTACGCACGTACAACCTTGGCTACGTACGAGGAGTCGCGCTGGTGCGGGAACCCGACCTGCCGGGCTCCGGTTGTGCGACCGGCGCACACACGCACTCACCACTCCCGGTTCGTACCGTGCTGGCCGCCGCGGCGGAGGCCGGCGGGCCGCTGCCCGGGCTTGTCATCGGGGATCACGGGTGGGTCTGCGGTGCTGGTCAGCTGGGGTTTGAGGCCATTGGGCTGGCCGACACGGATGACCCCGCGTTGTTCGTGGGGGAGGCCGAAGGCGTCGTGTCCGTCGCCGTTCCACTTGATGACGCCGTGCGGTCTGATTACTACAGGCCGCTTACCCGCTACGTACTCAATCGAGCGTGTCTGTCACAGTAG
- a CDS encoding helix-turn-helix domain-containing protein, with protein sequence MAAAGERPLNEVQFLTVAEVASVMRVSKMTVYRLVHSGHLPAIRVGRSFRVPEQAVHEYLRESYVGVETA encoded by the coding sequence ATGGCTGCAGCTGGCGAGAGGCCTCTGAACGAGGTTCAGTTCCTCACCGTGGCGGAAGTCGCCTCGGTAATGCGAGTGTCGAAGATGACCGTGTACCGGTTGGTGCACAGCGGTCATCTGCCCGCGATTCGGGTGGGGCGGTCCTTCCGCGTCCCCGAGCAAGCGGTTCACGAGTACCTTCGCGAGAGCTATGTGGGGGTGGAAACCGCCTGA
- a CDS encoding 30S ribosomal protein bS22, with the protein MGSVIKKRRKRMAKKKHRKLLKRTRVQRRNKK; encoded by the coding sequence GTGGGCTCTGTTATCAAGAAGCGGCGCAAGCGGATGGCCAAGAAGAAGCACCGCAAGCTGCTCAAGCGCACGCGCGTTCAGCGTCGTAACAAGAAGTAA
- a CDS encoding NAD-dependent epimerase/dehydratase family protein — protein MGKVVLVTGVARQLGGRFVRRIQRDPEVERVVAVDAVPPEHHLGGADFVQADIRQPGIARVLAETAADTVVHLDVTATALGSGSRTLVKETNVIGTMQLLGACQKSPNVKRLVVKSSTNVYGSAPRDPAVFTETTPPKSLPSGGFAKDTVEVEGYVRGFARRRPDVAVCVLRFANILGPTAETPLVSYFSLPVLPTVFGYDPRLQFVHEDDVIDVLRIASHEPERGTLNSGTFNIAGDGVLLLSQCSRRLGRPTVPLLLPAVTWAGSLVRTLGMTDFSPEQIRLLTHGRVVSTGQMRDTLGFRPKYTTAETFADFARSRGPGLLPPEALAGAVDRIAALPLAGSGHPPTTSAN, from the coding sequence TTGGGCAAGGTCGTGCTCGTGACCGGAGTGGCCCGTCAACTGGGGGGCCGGTTCGTACGACGGATCCAGCGTGACCCGGAGGTGGAGCGGGTCGTCGCCGTGGACGCGGTGCCCCCCGAGCATCATCTGGGCGGGGCGGACTTCGTCCAGGCCGACATCCGGCAGCCCGGCATCGCGCGGGTGCTCGCGGAGACGGCGGCCGACACGGTCGTCCACCTGGACGTGACCGCGACCGCGCTGGGCAGCGGTAGCCGGACGCTGGTCAAGGAGACCAACGTCATCGGCACCATGCAGCTGCTGGGCGCCTGCCAGAAGTCGCCGAACGTCAAGCGGCTGGTGGTCAAGTCCAGTACGAACGTCTACGGGTCCGCGCCCCGGGATCCCGCCGTGTTCACCGAGACGACCCCGCCGAAGTCCCTGCCCAGCGGCGGGTTCGCCAAGGACACCGTCGAAGTCGAGGGGTATGTGCGGGGGTTCGCCCGCAGGAGGCCGGACGTCGCGGTGTGTGTGCTGCGGTTCGCCAACATCCTGGGGCCGACCGCGGAGACGCCTCTGGTCTCGTACTTCTCGCTGCCCGTCCTGCCGACGGTGTTCGGCTACGACCCCCGGCTCCAGTTCGTGCACGAGGACGACGTGATCGACGTCCTGCGGATCGCCTCGCACGAGCCGGAGCGGGGCACGCTCAACAGCGGCACCTTCAACATCGCCGGTGACGGCGTGCTGTTGCTGTCGCAGTGCTCACGGCGGCTCGGACGGCCCACCGTGCCCCTTCTGCTGCCCGCCGTCACCTGGGCGGGCTCGCTGGTGCGTACGCTGGGCATGACGGACTTCTCGCCCGAACAGATCCGGCTGCTCACCCATGGCCGGGTCGTGTCGACGGGCCAGATGCGTGACACGCTCGGGTTCCGGCCGAAGTACACGACGGCGGAGACCTTCGCGGACTTCGCCCGCAGCCGGGGCCCCGGGCTCCTGCCCCCGGAGGCCCTTGCGGGGGCCGTCGACCGGATCGCCGCGCTGCCCCTGGCGGGCAGCGGCCACCCCCCGACGACGAGCGCCAACTGA
- a CDS encoding lysophospholipid acyltransferase family protein codes for MADAKVIPFDDDRTRGSAVQRPARRRSAGGRRKGTESSLVREVQPLPSRPSAQDDVPVTHEEQPPEKHQAGGGLEQRIAGGLAFLRRRLTGDYEVDDFGYDEELTDQVLMSLLRPVYEKYFRVEVKGVENIPSEGGALIVANHSGTLPMDGLMMQVAVHDHHPAGRHLRLLAADLVFMLPVVNELARKLGHTLACAEDAERLLAQGEVVGVMPEGFKGIGKPFSERYKLQRFGRGGFVSTALRQGTPIIPCSIVGAEEIYPMIGNARTLARVLGFPYFPLTPTFPWLGPLGAVPLPTKWTIQFGEPILTDGYPPEAAEDPMLMFNLTDQVREQIQHTLYKLLVQRRSVFF; via the coding sequence ATGGCGGACGCCAAGGTCATTCCGTTCGATGACGACCGGACCCGTGGGAGCGCCGTGCAGCGCCCGGCGCGGCGCCGGAGCGCCGGAGGCCGGCGCAAGGGCACGGAATCCTCGCTGGTCCGCGAGGTCCAGCCTCTGCCCAGCAGGCCGTCCGCGCAGGATGATGTTCCTGTGACACATGAGGAACAGCCGCCCGAGAAGCACCAGGCCGGCGGTGGCCTGGAGCAGCGCATCGCGGGCGGTCTCGCCTTCCTGCGCCGTCGCCTCACCGGTGACTACGAGGTCGACGACTTCGGCTACGACGAGGAGTTGACCGACCAGGTCCTGATGTCCCTGCTGCGGCCGGTGTACGAGAAGTACTTCCGGGTCGAGGTGAAGGGCGTCGAGAACATCCCGTCCGAGGGTGGGGCGCTGATCGTCGCCAACCACTCCGGGACGCTTCCGATGGACGGCCTGATGATGCAGGTCGCCGTCCACGACCACCATCCCGCGGGCCGGCATCTGCGGTTGCTCGCGGCGGACCTGGTGTTCATGCTGCCGGTGGTCAACGAGCTGGCCCGCAAGCTCGGTCACACCCTGGCCTGCGCGGAGGACGCCGAGCGGCTGCTCGCGCAGGGCGAGGTGGTCGGGGTGATGCCGGAGGGCTTCAAGGGCATCGGCAAGCCCTTCAGCGAGCGCTACAAGCTCCAGCGGTTCGGCCGCGGCGGCTTCGTCTCCACGGCGCTGCGGCAGGGCACCCCGATCATCCCCTGCTCGATCGTCGGGGCCGAGGAGATCTACCCGATGATCGGCAACGCCCGGACGCTCGCCCGGGTGCTGGGCTTCCCGTACTTCCCGCTGACGCCGACCTTCCCGTGGCTCGGCCCGCTCGGCGCGGTTCCGCTGCCGACGAAGTGGACGATCCAGTTCGGCGAGCCGATCCTGACGGACGGCTACCCGCCGGAGGCGGCCGAGGACCCGATGCTGATGTTCAACCTCACCGACCAGGTACGGGAGCAGATCCAGCACACGCTGTACAAGCTGTTGGTGCAGCGGCGGTCGGTGTTCTTCTGA
- a CDS encoding DUF5667 domain-containing protein: MIANVSAHRRANAFAQALEEQPDRGTAAEQSEGPPSPAAAEQTGQGRLMALTECLGELPKPQLDPEVKVVQRAQLVAAMEAMLLEGTAPGGRAADPSVPEQRSSRARGTHRASPLGKFRPRSRLTKGLAAGGLSVGVAASAFGGVAAASSDALPGDSLYGLKRGIEDFKLSYLSDGNDERGVAYLDQASTRLSEARRLMERDRGGQLDHESLGEIRRALSGMQHDASEGHRLLTAAYQADPDSLGPIQALDNFSRSHRDAWGALRERLPVQLGDVSQQVSSVFDAIDEEVAPLQSLLPQPPAQSGGGGQRQGTGPASSDTSTGSGRSSAPSVGSGGSSDSEGTGSHGPSDSAGSGTESDGLLGGNTGGLLDPPQDTLPSAPTTNTPTTEPDVTVPPLLPGLLPGLGIEGEDTN; the protein is encoded by the coding sequence GTGATCGCGAACGTATCGGCGCACCGGCGGGCGAACGCCTTCGCCCAGGCTCTGGAGGAGCAGCCCGACCGGGGCACGGCGGCCGAGCAGTCCGAAGGACCACCGTCCCCGGCTGCTGCGGAACAGACCGGGCAGGGTCGGCTGATGGCCCTCACGGAGTGTCTCGGCGAGCTGCCCAAGCCACAGCTGGACCCCGAGGTCAAGGTCGTCCAACGGGCCCAGTTGGTGGCCGCGATGGAGGCCATGCTGCTGGAGGGCACGGCACCCGGAGGCAGGGCGGCGGATCCTTCCGTACCCGAGCAGCGCTCCTCGCGGGCTCGGGGCACACACCGGGCGAGCCCACTGGGGAAGTTCCGGCCACGCTCCCGGCTCACCAAGGGCCTGGCCGCGGGCGGACTGAGCGTCGGAGTCGCCGCGAGCGCCTTCGGCGGAGTCGCCGCCGCCAGCTCGGACGCGCTGCCCGGCGACTCGCTCTACGGCCTCAAGCGCGGCATCGAGGACTTCAAGCTCAGCTACCTGTCCGACGGGAACGACGAGCGCGGCGTGGCCTATCTCGACCAGGCCTCCACCCGCCTCAGCGAGGCCCGTCGGCTCATGGAGCGGGACCGTGGCGGCCAACTCGACCACGAGTCCCTCGGCGAGATCCGCCGCGCCCTGTCCGGCATGCAGCACGACGCGTCCGAGGGCCACCGGCTGCTCACCGCGGCCTACCAGGCCGACCCGGACTCCCTGGGCCCCATCCAGGCCCTCGACAACTTCTCCCGCTCGCACCGCGACGCCTGGGGCGCGCTCCGCGAGCGGCTGCCCGTCCAGCTCGGCGACGTCAGTCAGCAGGTGTCGTCGGTGTTCGACGCCATAGACGAAGAGGTCGCCCCGCTCCAGTCCCTGCTCCCGCAGCCCCCCGCCCAGAGCGGTGGCGGCGGTCAGCGTCAGGGCACCGGCCCCGCCTCCTCCGACACGTCGACCGGTTCCGGCCGTTCCTCGGCGCCCAGCGTCGGCAGCGGCGGCTCGTCCGACAGCGAGGGCACCGGCAGTCACGGCCCCAGCGACTCGGCCGGCTCCGGCACCGAGAGCGACGGCCTGCTCGGCGGCAACACCGGCGGCCTGCTCGACCCGCCGCAGGACACCCTCCCCTCGGCGCCGACCACCAACACCCCGACCACCGAACCCGACGTCACCGTCCCCCCACTCCTCCCGGGCCTCCTCCCCGGCCTCGGAATCGAGGGCGAGGACACGAACTGA
- a CDS encoding ECF subfamily RNA polymerase sigma factor, BldN family, which produces MYPHVGVDASGLATLRATVQDLLRGFVPTAYAVPALAVATTPVGPCYALADGSAAVGRRGRSTGAATTARRPAADSDSARMMDLVERAQAGEADAFGRLYDQYSDTVYRYIYYRVGGKATAEDLTSETFLRALRRIGTFTWQGRDFGAWLVTIARNLVADHFKSSRFRLEVTTGEMLDANEVERSPEDSVLESLSNAALLEAVRRLNPQQQECVTLRFLQGLSVAETARVMGKNEGAIKTLQYRAVRTLARLLPDDAR; this is translated from the coding sequence GTGTACCCACACGTCGGGGTTGACGCCTCGGGCCTGGCTACGCTGCGCGCAACGGTCCAGGACCTGTTGCGCGGCTTCGTCCCCACCGCGTATGCCGTCCCTGCCCTCGCCGTTGCCACCACCCCCGTCGGCCCGTGCTACGCGCTCGCCGACGGCAGCGCCGCCGTCGGAAGACGAGGGCGTTCGACCGGTGCCGCAACCACCGCCCGCCGCCCCGCCGCCGACAGCGACAGCGCCCGCATGATGGATCTCGTGGAGCGCGCCCAGGCCGGGGAGGCCGATGCCTTCGGCCGCCTCTACGACCAGTACAGCGACACCGTCTACCGGTACATCTATTACCGGGTGGGCGGAAAGGCCACCGCCGAGGACCTGACGAGCGAGACGTTCCTGCGCGCCCTGCGCCGGATCGGCACCTTCACCTGGCAGGGCCGTGACTTCGGCGCCTGGCTGGTGACCATCGCCCGCAACCTCGTCGCCGACCACTTCAAGTCGAGCCGCTTCCGGCTGGAAGTCACCACCGGCGAGATGCTCGACGCCAACGAGGTCGAACGTTCACCCGAGGACTCCGTCCTGGAGTCCCTGTCGAACGCCGCCCTCCTCGAAGCCGTGCGACGGCTCAACCCGCAGCAGCAGGAGTGCGTGACCCTGCGCTTCCTCCAGGGCCTCTCCGTCGCCGAGACCGCCCGTGTCATGGGCAAGAACGAGGGCGCCATCAAGACCCTTCAGTACCGAGCCGTCCGCACGCTCGCCCGGCTCCTGCCGGACGACGCGCGCTGA
- a CDS encoding HAD family hydrolase, translated as MAALGWLTPRRRSATARSVLAGEASAEAARKSSQDVSVSGEEPEFPVQGDAHAAAFFDLDNTVMQGASLFHFGRGLYKRKFFETRDLAKFAWQQAWFRLAGFEDPEHMQEARDSALSIVQGHRVAELQSIGEEIYDEYMAERIWPGTRALAQAHLDAGQKVWLVTAAPVEIAQVIARRLGLTGALGTVAESVDGVYTGKLVGEPLHGPAKAEAVRALAAAEGLDLSRCAAYSDSHNDIPMLSLVGHPYAINPDSKLRKHARRLEWRLRDYRTGRKAAKVGIPAAAGVGAVAGGTAAAIALHKRRR; from the coding sequence ATGGCCGCTCTCGGATGGCTCACCCCCCGTAGGCGCTCCGCAACGGCGCGCAGTGTGTTGGCAGGCGAGGCCTCGGCGGAGGCAGCCCGCAAGTCCTCGCAGGACGTATCCGTCTCCGGTGAGGAACCGGAGTTCCCGGTACAGGGCGACGCGCATGCCGCCGCCTTCTTCGACCTGGACAACACCGTCATGCAGGGCGCCTCCCTGTTCCACTTCGGCCGGGGCCTGTACAAGCGGAAGTTCTTCGAGACCCGTGACCTCGCGAAGTTCGCCTGGCAGCAGGCGTGGTTCCGCCTCGCCGGCTTCGAGGACCCCGAGCACATGCAGGAGGCGCGCGACTCCGCGCTCTCCATCGTCCAGGGCCACCGCGTCGCCGAACTCCAGTCGATCGGCGAGGAGATCTACGACGAGTACATGGCCGAGCGCATCTGGCCCGGCACCCGGGCCCTGGCCCAGGCGCATCTGGACGCCGGCCAGAAGGTGTGGTTGGTCACAGCGGCACCGGTGGAGATCGCCCAGGTGATCGCCCGCCGCCTCGGCCTGACCGGCGCCCTGGGCACGGTCGCCGAGTCGGTCGACGGCGTCTACACGGGCAAGCTGGTCGGCGAACCGCTGCACGGCCCCGCGAAGGCGGAGGCCGTCCGCGCCCTGGCGGCGGCGGAGGGCCTGGACCTGTCCCGCTGCGCCGCGTACAGCGACTCGCACAACGACATCCCGATGCTCTCCCTGGTCGGCCACCCCTACGCCATCAACCCGGACTCCAAGCTGCGCAAGCACGCCCGCCGGCTGGAATGGCGCCTGCGCGACTACCGCACGGGCCGCAAGGCGGCGAAGGTCGGCATCCCGGCCGCGGCCGGTGTCGGCGCGGTGGCCGGCGGCACGGCCGCGGCGATCGCCCTGCACAAGCGCCGCCGCTGA
- a CDS encoding glutaredoxin family protein — protein MAGMTPIFRRKAPRTPQDRLVTLIRKPGCHLCDDAQAVVEKVCGELGVPWEGKDITEDPRLHDQYWEQIPVVLVDGEQHTFWRVNEERLRKALA, from the coding sequence ATGGCCGGCATGACCCCCATCTTCCGGCGCAAAGCCCCTCGGACCCCACAGGACCGGCTGGTCACTCTGATCCGCAAGCCCGGCTGTCATCTGTGTGACGACGCACAGGCGGTGGTGGAGAAGGTCTGCGGTGAGCTGGGCGTTCCCTGGGAGGGGAAGGACATCACCGAGGACCCCCGCCTGCACGACCAGTACTGGGAGCAGATTCCCGTCGTCCTGGTCGACGGGGAGCAGCACACTTTCTGGCGTGTGAACGAGGAGCGGTTGCGCAAAGCCTTGGCTTAG